One Beggiatoa leptomitoformis DNA segment encodes these proteins:
- a CDS encoding DUF2190 family protein: MNPNNQLIKCYQAGADVAPYLIVKIGASAGYVVPAAAETDKLLGVANSLNITSGDRVDIVQAGIAEVTCGDVVAFGDWLTTDANGKAVATTTAGDELIGKALSGGVAEQVIPVLIQFGRY; this comes from the coding sequence ATGAATCCTAATAATCAATTGATTAAGTGTTATCAAGCGGGTGCAGACGTTGCGCCTTATCTGATTGTCAAAATTGGGGCTTCTGCTGGTTATGTTGTTCCCGCTGCGGCTGAAACTGACAAGTTACTCGGCGTTGCCAATAGCTTAAATATCACGTCGGGCGACCGTGTAGATATTGTTCAAGCGGGTATCGCAGAAGTGACTTGCGGGGACGTGGTTGCTTTTGGTGATTGGCTGACTACCGATGCAAACGGAAAAGCCGTTGCGACGACAACCGCAGGTGATGAGTTGATTGGTAAAGCCTTAAGTGGTGGCGTTGCTGAGCAAGTTATTCCTGTGCTGATTCAATTTGGCAGATATTAA
- a CDS encoding Mor transcription activator family protein: protein MDKTELQKLLPPKMWQLSMVIGLEDTLELINRYANQRLYIPTKNTGKFAFLSEDAQAKLRIRYGGTLIDVPQCKTLKNAIRDKEIKERRINGAIVVRLSHEYGVTRQWIHKIING, encoded by the coding sequence ATGGATAAGACCGAGTTGCAAAAATTATTGCCGCCCAAAATGTGGCAATTAAGCATGGTGATAGGGCTAGAAGATACCCTTGAACTAATCAATAGATACGCCAATCAACGCTTGTACATCCCTACTAAAAACACGGGGAAATTTGCATTTTTAAGCGAGGATGCCCAAGCTAAATTACGTATAAGATATGGCGGTACATTAATAGACGTACCACAATGCAAAACTTTAAAAAACGCCATTCGTGATAAAGAAATAAAAGAAAGGCGTATAAATGGCGCGATAGTTGTGAGGTTGTCGCATGAATACGGCGTGACAAGACAGTGGATACATAAAATTATCAATGGCTAA